The DNA sequence TCATGTCAATCCAGTGCTAAAGTTATTGGGATATGATAAACACACACCCCTATTTAATCATGGCTGTTGATTATGATTGACTTATTCAATCTGATGGCTAGAAAGAAAGAGGGGCTGAGAAGCTAAAAAAGGTGTGTAAAAATCACTTCCCAAGCTATCTAGTGTTGTGAGCTTTATTTTGTCCACAATTTTGAAAATCCTGTAAGGGTCGTTGCTTGCAGAACCTGTGTTCATTTTTAATCTTTGATACATCGTGAAGTATTTTCACCGGACCATTTTAGACTTTGTAACATGCGAAATTGGATATGTAGGTTCCGCATCAACAAGTGTCGGTTCTGGATCATCCAAATCTTCAGGTTCTACTGAACTAttgaattaatataatttctagTACATTCTTGAGGCATCTATAACTACATACTTCTCAATCCTTAGGATGGTTTTGGCAAAGTTTGGAACGATAGCATATTGGCAAATATTATCGAAGAGGAAATTACAAGAAACAACATTGACTtggtaaattgttttctttatgaACGCACCTTCTGTTGTAATTTCGGACTATTGAAATTTAGTACTGCTTAAGTTCTTGTCTTTTTGTGGTGATGTGATAAGCATCGTTTGATGGACTACTGTTTTTGTATGAAGTATTGCctaatctattgttttaatctCAACACCCATTTTAAAATCCATTTCACACAAACTTTACCAGATAATTACTTTTGATAACTACGGAGTTTCGGGCCATTGTAACCACCGTGATGTGCATTATGGGGTAAGGTGAGTTGAACTCTATTTCTTAGTCATATTTGatcaatatttttgaaattgaaggAATTTCTTGCTACAAAATGTTGTAATTTTGACTCCCCTCTGTATCTTGTTCTTTGATGTTTCCGGCACTAGACTAAACTTGGCAAATTAGAGAATAACTAGAAGCACACAAGATTTATCCTAGTTCGGCAAAACTTTTGCCTATGTCCAGTTATGATTTCTCTGGGTAGAGAAACCACGGCTTctttgattaataatagagTATAATGTACTTTTGCAAACCCTAGACCTAGTCCCTCTCTTCCCTCAGCTGTCTCTCTGTTATCTCTCACTAGCTTTTCAGCCTTTCCCGCACCTCTATTTATAAGTATAGGGTATGGTTTACATCCTATTTTCTGATTAGGTTTCCTATTCTATATGGATAGAAAATTACAGTTTCTTTCCTATTGCAATTCTGCTTCTAGGACTCCCAATCTAATTGTACAAGAAAACTTAATTCTTTTCTAATCCTTGTAGGACAAGGATCTGTGCACCTTACCTTTCCTAACACAACCCTAAACAAAATATGACTAACAAAAAGGCAAACCAGATCCTAACAACAAATTCCTAAATATGTTTGATATTTATGACAGATGTTACAAAAAAGTTAAAGACCAGGTACTAGTCTTCTCGGGACATGAATGTATTCTCTTGCTGTACAAATTTCCTTCCTTACTTTTTGAATCTCACTATTTTCGGACAAATTTTGACCTCTAAATTGAAACTTCGGGAGTTATAAGTAACAGGGCTACATTGGTAGTGGCTGAGGCACTTCGGTTGTCCCATGAGGTCTCAGGTTTGAAACCTGTCAAGGTACCTATCTAGCAGTCACAAGTGTTTCCTGCTGCCAAAGATTTGTAATGTTCAGCAGTGGGCCCCAGGTTGGGCTTCCTTGTCAGGAAAGCTGACAGGGTGGCTCTCCTGggtgataaaagaaaaaaaagaaagaaaatagtaATTAATGAGAGTAATCCTGCAACTTCTTGCACCACTGACTGCATATAATAAGATAATGACGTACTTGCCCCAAATGAATACCGAACTTAACTATTGTCTTCTTCCATCCTGGTTGATGTACGTCTTTCGGGATGACCATTTTGTGGTGTTATTTGTTTACTATGGCATACTGTAATTTGCCACATTTATTTATAGTTTATGTATGTTGTAAGCAGGAAACTCTTACAAGCGTCGTCACAAAGGAAAATTGAAGCCTGGGAACTCGTATGTTTTCTCTTCATTCGCAAGTATCCTGAAATTCTGAACAAACAATAATTCACCTGAATTCTTATACGATAATACTTGTTGGATGTTGAACAGtgatgttagtttttgttttgctGTCCCGTTAATTGTTCCCAGGTTAGTACAAACATATTTCGCAAGTATAGCGGACCAGTCGATATCTGGCTGTCCAGTTTAAATCCCATGCAATCCTCACATGAAGTGGTGCATTGCTTGCTCAATGAGCAGCCCAGAAAGAGCTTCCTGGCGATGGCACAGCATTCCAGCCAATGGGTTTGGTACGCTTATAcattatgaattgaaaaggaTACCGAACCATATTATTCATGCAATCTCAAAACATTTTCTCATGTTTTCATCCATATTTTACTTGTGAATCCTTAGATTTCTTTTACAAAATCTTCTTCAGCTTCCATCAACCGAAACGAATCCAAGTCATCAATTTCTGGCTAGTCCCAAATTCAGATAGTCGGCTATTAGTTTTTCTAACATTTGCATTTTATATCTACAGGTTCCGCAAGCTGTTTGTAGCATTTTCCAGTTACACGTATGTGAACACGCTTAAAAAGATGTAGTAGCCTCATGGTAGATGTTCTATTTTTGTGGATATACTGCCACTGCCAGCTGcggatatgttttttttttgttttgttcgtGTGCTTACTTTTAGTGTTTCTTTACGACATGATTCTGTAGAAAATCGAATATGTACCCTGATTTGCAAATTTTTGCATCCGGGATAACCCTTCTTATATGAATCTAATTGAGATTAACACTGTCTAATTGAGTCACTCTTGTCCTGCATTTAGGGCCATTTGTATATAGATGATCTATGGGGGTTCAATAAGGGTGTTTTAAGTTCATAGATTCTACAAAAATGTCATTGGCTTTAATCTGCCCCCTTAATTTAGGGCCATTTGTTAAGCTGGAGTACTACCAAAATTGCTAGGAATCAGTTGACCACTTTCTGTTATACTTGGGTTCAAAGTTATgtactttcctcttcttctatgTGGTTCAATTGGTTATGTGGTTCAGTTTTTGCAAAAGCTTCACTTGTAGTAGAATTCAAAATTTTAGGAATAAAAAcaatttacttttctttaattcTATAACATCAAAAGAAATATACTCacttatatataataatcatcCACCAGATTCCCAGACTCACTTATCTATTTAAGGTTCACCTCCTTGAAAGGCATAAGCAAAATGCCCCTCTGCTGCTCGTAACGAAAATGTGAAACGTAAGTCATATTGATGAAAGCATGAGGGTGATGAATAACACCCTATCTCAAACTAAAGTTTCAAGAAATAAGATGAAGCACCAGTAAAAGCTAAAGGAAAAACAACACTCTAATTGAcaacacgacacgaaaataatggGTTTCGGGTCTACAAAATAgctaatcgggtcattatcgggtgacccgttaggaacccattaataacgggttcttaacgggtatacatgcgggtaacacgtgggtaacccgtttcgacccgttaggaaaaataaattaaaattttaaagtttaattactaaaaaatttagggtaaattacataataccccCTCAAGTttaaggtctattacaaccccatacaacatctttaaaacatttcactttcatatctcacatattattttatttcaaaataatacctccattacatttttcatccattgatctgttAAGCACTGACATGACTGCCAAATATGTGGCAcgtggcaaatttttttttttttttttttaaaagcttgAATCTtctggaaaaacaaaaaacttggaAAACGCAGAACCCACCCCCGCAACCTCTCCCCACCCCTCTTCTCCCTCCCAAGCCTCCCAACCACCTCCTTCTCccccactctcttcacctcccctcgGATCCAAAAACCCACCCCCACCTTCCCCGAGCCCTTTCTCCTCTTCACCCCCACCCATTTTCCCCCTGCACCCACCTTTGGCACCAACCCTcgcacccaccctcttccctcctctaCGCACCCCACTCCTTAAATTCACACCCATTCCTCTCAATTTCACCTCACGAACCAGGTGATAGTTATTAGGACAGATGATACATCATCCATTTCTGTTAATGATAAATAGTTTGGAAAAACTAAATGTAGTTAGTTTTGTTATTAGTTGTGGTTAGTTAGGATTGTATAAGTTTAGTTAAGGAAGCTAAGGGTATAAATGTAAAGAGCCAAAAGGCTATATAAATGTACATCCATGTAATTGTTTATTCAGTCAATGAAATACAATCTTACAGAAGAAGATTTGTTTCTCTTTATGGTATCTCGCCTTTTTGCTTCACAGCATCGTATCCATCTTCCGCATCGATCGATCTTCTCTTGATCGATTCTTGGTGTTTCAACTCTAATTCTTCACTCTTTCTTCTCTGATTTCTCTTCTGTTCGTCGATTGATTCTTGTTCGAGATCATGGCTTCTCCGTCAGATTCGTCCCCAATTGGATCTTCTCCGActccaaaccctaattcctcTTCTAATCCTCCTTCTCAGGTGATAGTGGCGTAGatgggatctgggttttttttttttttttttttttctgggttgaagGTAGGGGgttgggggaagaagatgaagatgggggagaagagatgaggaggaggaggaggaggggtgAAGACGAACTGAAgggcttgtttttttttcttgggttgcagagggaagaagatgaagatgggggagaagaaaagaggaggagggggagggaggTGCGTTTGCATGGGTCGTGAGGGGATAAGGTTTCTAGGTTTAGGGGTTGCGGGGAGGTGTGTTTtagcttttgttttttgtttttatgtttttttttatttaaaagattcaggttttttttttttaaaaaaaaattttgccacgtggcacacatttggcagccacgtggcacaaatgtggtagccaCGTCAGCGCTTAACAGATCAAtgaatggaaaatgtaacagatgtattatttagaaataaaatagtacgtgagatatgaaagtgaaatgttttaaagatgttgtatggggttatatagacctcaaacctgaggggatattatgtaatttacccaaaaatttattataaaatacaatagccatattgtatatattggtatattctatattaaatatatatttttgtattattattctatataagttaaaaaaattaagttttattcatttatttatttttattatgagagtttcttattatcattaatatgataaattttacttaacatgttgtccaaaattaaaaccaaCTAGTATAGTATTAGTATAGGCAATAAGACATCccaacaagtatgaaaaatgtgaaagaatatataaacacttgtgattcatcattcctccacgagtagataatggttacacttacattatcatttagatttttaaaaccctccaaaccgtcatgaatagtattttttatttgagtgtaaaagtaataaaattaataataattattgtagaagtgtaagaaatgtaaaaatatatatatacacaatcaCTTgtagtgacaagctttacaacttttgtgaaggaGTCAACTTCTAAATCCgacactataatccataaaccttaaatttgtaTTTAACCATCGATTGTCGTTTAAGCTTTATTCtttatattgaatttcatttttaaaattttcttttttgaaaacatgatcatttgggggatgtaagaagatgaatggttccgatctttgatatcatgtcccaatatttacggttaattgaaatatgagtcgatgttatATAGTTTGTAAAGACTTTATAAAcaccaagcaatattttcactaacagTAAAACTCTAAAcattgtgaaatcccgttcctggatttcactgttataatctacgtatttgtattattgagattttatattatttctcgagaatttattttaatttgtttgaatttagattttaattaaactagttacgaagtttgacatttggaaattaattatttaaaatccgtagaTCGTTCGAGgtcataatttatatttttgaatagatCTTGAAACCACGAACATATAGGCGAAAGCCATTTGTGAGTCCGGATCATAACAGTATAGTTACGgacatttgaagttgttttACTAAACTATAGATTTGAAATCATTTAAACTTCCAAAAGGAAGAAGCCTAATCAGATTTAAGCAAAAATAAGGGGACCAATCAACTAGAAGGAGAAGGACcaatcaaattaaagggggaaggtttcaaaaaaaaaaaaaaaaaaaaaaaaagagggggaGGGGCCCGTTAACCCACCAACTTGACCCGCTTGTATCTCCTCTGTCCGAGCTCtattttgggtgatcttggtgtccatggaaagtTGTTGATGACCCCTACACATCTTTAGTGTTAtatttctcattttcttttccatctttGCAGTTCGAAGCCACAAAGGCACGACTTTTCCGGCTGTTTTATCATTTTTCCGGTGATTCCAGCAACTATTTCCTTCGAatgaggtatgaaacttcatctactcttcataatcttcaagtttgTATGCTTGGTTAGTGCTTTCATATTCATTTTAGAGTTGGGTGTTTAGAACCTTAGAAATCCAGTTTTCTTCGGTGAATTTGGACGGTTTCCGGTTAGAATTTATCGTCGGCCTAGTTTTGAAAAGTGTTTCCCTTGTTGAGCTCTAGCTACCACGTAAATTTGAGCTCATTTAGTTAATgttaaaaattcaggttttctAAACCCTCCACCTTGGCTACCATGACTTGTGGTGGTGCGTGGGACCGTTCATGAGTATTGTCTAAGTACCAAATACCTTGTAGTGACCCTATGAACCTATGTCTAGCTCAGTTTcccaaaattcaattgtttgtgTGGTGATCAAATTGGACCACCACTTGTTTGCGTGATTGACAACAATCCGATTATTGGATCGTCGTACAATTTTGTGAGCACCCTAGTTATCAGTTGTTGGACCTTTGAGAACTTACGAATAACCTTAGATTGTTCAAGATTGAATAACCTTAGATTGTTGACCTTAATGGACCTACCTTATTGACGGTTAACGTTCTAGTCAATGTGCTTTACTCTAGAGTGTTGTTTATCTCTAGTTTGTTGTTGAGGCTTGATGGAGCTTAGTTGGCTCATCACGATGACGTGTCATTTCCAATTGACGTGTGTCTCGATATATGTATTAGTGGCACCATATTGAGTTACATTTGTTATTAAATGTGctttctattgaattgttatgtttatttttagcATCGATCTATGTTTATTAATTATGATTCGACTGTAGCTTGGAAACGTTTATCAAATGTGGTTAGATATGTATGATTAGTATGATGTGTATGATTGTTTTTATGACGATATGAACCCATAATCTTATGAGAAGTATTATGTAGAACTTTTATGCTTGTATGATAAGATAGTTAGTGGTCATGGGAAGTTGATAGTGCAAGTGATTACAATGTAAATCATAGCGGATGAGATAAGGGTAAGTGGTTTGTGTGTTGATCTaactgcaccatgtagcagtggtacatggatgtAATCACCTGGTTAATCCACATTGGGGGATCActagtggtcctgcttggttaatctacGTTGGGtgatccttatggccatgtatGCTTAGGAATGATCATGCTTAGTTAATCCGCGTTAGGTGATCACTTCCTAACAGTTGTAAGAGTGACTCTGCTTAGTTAATCCACGTTAGGGAgtcactacctacttggttactttGTCAGGGGTGGCTCTGCTTGGTAAATCCACTTTGGGGGGCCACTTCCTGTGTGGTTACTTATGTATGCTTCGGCGGAACTGCGTCCCTCTaaccctagtttttttttttatgtacatATGAATGATGGTTTTGAGAATCTTGAGGTTTGAATTAGAAAAGCCATTGGATGTTTGGGTGACTCCTTCGAAGTTTGCAGtgacttgattatgatttcataaagcatgattctatactcgaTGTTTATAGATTGTGATCAATGGTCTGTTTTTACTAaatatcacatacttgtattattgtcactcacccaAGCCTTGCAATTTATCTAAGTGTCTGATTGGCCCAATGTACCATTTCTATGATGTAAACATTGATTTTACATGTGATAGATTTGGGTAGATTACGAGAAACCGCTTGATattttggattccgttgagtgctCCGGAATCCTTGCTCTTTctcatttccataaggttagtctagaaccctagattcaAGCAAATGGGAATTACCCACACTAAACCTGAATATAAATTAGATTTACCATGTTTATTACTTATAATCCAATTAGGGAATTATATAGAGTTCTTTAATTAGATTCATAAAATGATATGTTATTGCATTGTTTGATTAACGTAGCTAAATGCTAAGATCATGCATCTTTAATTCATGAATTGTTTAATTGACGGGATTGTGGAATGACGTtgaatatgattgtttttattatgattattttagttAATCAACGTAGCTTGAGATTAATATTGTGTTTCGTTTGTTATTTGATATGTTACATGTTATGGATGTATCACACTGAAGATAAAGTGAACGATGTGATAATTGGTGTAATGTATGACgaactatgaatggcttgatccttattgagggtacgtaggcagtctaatgaggaggttagatgcagccataagaTATACGAAAAATCACTACGAAATTTGATTATGGATTTGTAATTTTCCATATTCCAGAGGCGGAATAAGTTTGTGATACGAATTTTGGTGACGTCACATGTCGATCCTGAGcgtatgttgggatcggggcgtgacaaacataatatcaacgatccgaaccgttcatcttcctataTCCTCTAATGgatcatgttttcaaataacaaaatctaaaaaaacaaaatttggtgagaaaaatgaagcataaatgtaaacaacaatcgacggttaaattttgatctacgATTTATATGATATAGTGGCACATTTCAAAATTCAgctcttcacgaaagttgtaaagccTATCATacaagcgtttatatattttttttctatatttttcacacttctacattaattaaaaacctattaaagactttacttaaaCAATAGCCATAGGATAAATGAGAAGAGAGTGTTAATGTAGAAAGCCTCACTAAAAATAACATTAATATAACTCTTGAAGACAATATATCAAACCAAAGTTCCAATACCGTTTCCCAtggtgattgatgaaaattgaagagtttgattgtaagaaaatgtgcaaggttccaaaccttgaaacataactcccttaattttgcaaatctttttgaacatttgatattttgtaatgctctaaagtttttttttattttttattatgctcttattttgggtatgtaaatatgtaatacttgaaagacaaatgtgtttttatgttttgaatgtgaaatatcgtatgtatatacttatttagtattatgtttttcatttgattatttactGGTTtacaatatatttttcttaacgggtaaggggtcgggtcatattacctgttaatattatcgggtcgatttcgggccGGGTTATTTTACCTGTTTATTGTAACGGGTGTTACATTACACGACCCTTTAAGATAtcaggtatgacacgaaaacaacACAAACACGGGAAACgtgacacgaatgccaggtctaataTTTCTTTTAGTTGTCTCTTTTTGTTGACTTGGTGCCACTACCAAAGACATTTGCATTAAAAAAGATGTGTTGTATGCAACTTTATATAATCAGTTTTAGAAGATGTTTTGAATGCATGATGATTTGATgttcaaataatttaatatttggAACCGTAAACTGGCAAGAACCGAATCGAAACCGGTGTAGACCGAACTATAAGGttctagtaataaatttaagcgAAACCGCACCAAACTGAATTGTTGATATTTTCCAGTTCCGGTTCCGATTTAGGGGTGGAACCacaccgtgcccacccctaagcAAGACAGGGGAGATACAATATTGACCTGTTTTGCTGTGGCCCACTGCATTGCACATAGTGTCCAACTGGACAAGCAATAAAGtcattcacttaaatttgactCAGCTTTTTGAACTCGAGCgctctctttttttccctttagcAGAAGTGTGTAGTGTACTGTCTGTTAAACAGAAACCCCAAACTAAAAAACTTTTCTCTTTTTCCCTGAGAGAGCTTTTTCCCAGCGTGAGAGTTCTTCCCCCTTTTGGTGAGGGTTTTTATCTTGTTTCATCAGATCTTTGGCACCGACTCTAGCTCCGGCTGGGGTCGGTTGCcacttttccctttcttttgttCTCTCCTCTTTTCCCCTTCTCTGCTGTTtttccccctcctcctcctcttgatTTGCCCTCATATTCTTACCTTGCTAACATCCCTTTTCCTCCTTCATCTAAGTTTCAACCTTTGGCCATACTTTTCGAGATGGTGCTTCGAGTTTCAGTGTTTCGACTGACTCGAGTGTTCccaacaccaccaccttctctCTGTTGTCTGCCATGTGTGGCAGTGTTGCTCATGGTGTTCCATGGGCTTGTTTCCATCGATAGCCAActgatatttttcaatttgtggTTATCTTCACTTAATGGCTATGCTCGGAGAGTAAATTGGTGTTGGAtgatgagactggtgaggagaTGTTTGGTGGTGAGCATGGATTTTCAGGTCAAGATGCACTATTCTGGTGGAGACGGTAGTAGCGGACGTCTcggtttgttttcttttgtttttcagccTCAACTGTTTGGTTGGGCTCTTGTTCGTTTGGTGTTTGGCTATTCTTGTGCTTGTTTATGTTTTTCTGTTTCTATGCCTTTCGTTTGTAAATATGATTATTTGTAGTTAATAAAGTTtccttgtccaaaaaaaaaaagaacataaaCCCCAAACTAAGTTGCACTATTTTGTACTGCTCCATCACCTCCACCGCCacccaccacccaccaccactaCGACCTTTCTCATTCCCATTCCACCTCAACTTCGAAAATTAGCTCACATTGAGCCTGGGTGGGTGGGAGTTTCTTTACACATGCGTTGGATTGGATTAGATTCACAGTAAAGAGggttgtgacacaccccgacctggaaaggtcgaagcatgctggccatcattGTAAGGTGACCTAACCATAAGCgtaagtgatgcaaaaagtgaataagattaaaactaattagaactaaacagtgaaagagtgcgcaattCGT is a window from the Malus domestica chromosome 16, GDT2T_hap1 genome containing:
- the LOC103440777 gene encoding probable N-acetylglucosaminyl-phosphatidylinositol de-N-acetylase isoform X1, giving the protein MAWFLIVSSVIVLWVASLFKIIHGSYSLPKGTFLNNLKNGGSVNKRNVLFVVAHPDDESMFFTPTINYLTVRGHNVHILCLSIGDADGKGITRKEELYQASAILKKERGAEKLKKVPHQQVSVLDHPNLQDGFGKVWNDSILANIIEEEITRNNIDLIITFDNYGVSGHCNHRDVHYGVRKLLQASSQRKIEAWELVSTNIFRKYSGPVDIWLSSLNPMQSSHEVVHCLLNEQPRKSFLAMAQHSSQWVWFRKLFVAFSSYTYVNTLKKM
- the LOC103440777 gene encoding probable N-acetylglucosaminyl-phosphatidylinositol de-N-acetylase isoform X2, producing MAWFLIVSSVIVLWVASLFKIIHGSYSLPKGTFLNNLKNGGSVNKRNVLFVVAHPDDESMFFTPTINYLTVRGHNVHILCLSIGDADGKGITRKEELYQASAILKVPHQQVSVLDHPNLQDGFGKVWNDSILANIIEEEITRNNIDLIITFDNYGVSGHCNHRDVHYGVRKLLQASSQRKIEAWELVSTNIFRKYSGPVDIWLSSLNPMQSSHEVVHCLLNEQPRKSFLAMAQHSSQWVWFRKLFVAFSSYTYVNTLKKM